The following proteins come from a genomic window of Candidatus Acidiferrales bacterium:
- a CDS encoding FAD binding domain-containing protein yields MSLPEFELVRPETLEEALRFLADHGRDTMVIAGGTDAIPNLRMKLFSPRFVLDIKGLPGLSGISSSASPDLMGASDGLRIGALTTITEVAEAKAVRAAYPVLSEAAATIASPLLRNMGTIGGNLCLETRCRWYNQSFFWRHACGFCLKKDGSICHVAPGGQRCWAVWSGDTAPALLTLDGEAEIASVGGRRRVRLDEFYRNDGMDRIHLEQEELLTAVYLPARMAGYRGCYKKFRIRNSIDYPLVGVAAAMKTDRGGTCRDARVALTAVNPAPLLIREVGSLLAGKRISHELLEEASRMAARTGKPLTTSASTPEYRREILKVYTRRALEAVWRDGPRA; encoded by the coding sequence ATGAGCCTGCCGGAATTTGAGCTGGTTCGTCCGGAAACACTGGAAGAAGCCTTGCGCTTCCTGGCCGATCACGGCCGGGACACCATGGTGATCGCCGGCGGGACGGATGCGATTCCGAATTTGCGCATGAAGCTTTTTTCGCCACGATTCGTGCTGGACATCAAGGGCCTACCAGGACTTTCCGGCATCAGCTCTTCGGCCAGCCCCGATCTAATGGGGGCCAGCGACGGCCTGCGCATCGGCGCGTTGACCACCATCACCGAGGTTGCTGAAGCGAAAGCGGTGCGGGCCGCTTACCCGGTGTTGTCGGAAGCCGCCGCCACCATTGCCAGCCCGTTGCTGCGCAACATGGGCACGATTGGCGGCAACCTGTGCCTGGAGACGCGCTGCCGGTGGTATAACCAGTCCTTTTTCTGGCGCCATGCGTGCGGCTTCTGCCTCAAGAAGGATGGCTCCATCTGCCACGTGGCGCCGGGGGGGCAGCGCTGCTGGGCCGTCTGGTCGGGTGACACCGCTCCGGCGCTGCTCACCCTCGATGGCGAGGCCGAAATCGCGAGCGTGGGTGGCCGGCGCCGCGTTCGCCTGGATGAGTTCTACAGGAACGACGGGATGGATCGCATCCATCTGGAGCAGGAGGAGTTGCTGACAGCCGTCTATCTTCCGGCTCGCATGGCTGGCTACCGCGGCTGCTACAAGAAGTTTCGCATTCGTAATTCGATTGACTATCCGCTGGTGGGCGTGGCCGCCGCCATGAAGACGGACCGGGGTGGAACGTGCCGGGATGCGCGAGTGGCGCTCACTGCGGTCAACCCGGCGCCGTTACTCATCCGGGAGGTCGGCAGCCTGCTTGCCGGCAAGCGAATCAGCCATGAACTGCTTGAGGAAGCATCCCGCATGGCAGCCCGCACGGGCAAGCCGCTGACGACTTCAGCTTCCACTCCGGAGTACCGCCGCGAGATCTTGAAAGTGTACACGCGCCGCGCCCTGGAAGCGGTCTGGCGCGATGGCCCTCGGGCCTGA
- a CDS encoding amidohydrolase family protein → MSYRVIDLHVHVQPLEMFKPEALELIRRGRKDFDQLVEWFRSPAKFVALLDSIEVERAALINYVSPDVIGFTPEVNDWVAKYAAPFPKRLIAVGSVHPRYVSDAAGEVDRLVTLGIRMLKVHPPHQLLYPNEYRQGLGTQAAIYERAQHHNLPVMFHTGTSVFPGARNIYADPLFVDDVAVDFPRLRIILAHGGRPLWMNNAFFIVRRHPNVWMDISSIPPHRLLEYFPRLEEIARKVLYGSDWPGPSVASMPANMDAICRLNLSDKAKSMIFYDNAAALFPL, encoded by the coding sequence ATGTCGTATCGTGTCATCGATCTGCACGTTCACGTGCAGCCGCTCGAGATGTTCAAGCCGGAGGCGCTGGAACTGATCCGGCGCGGGCGAAAGGATTTTGACCAATTGGTCGAATGGTTCCGGAGCCCGGCCAAGTTTGTCGCTTTGCTCGACTCTATCGAAGTGGAGCGAGCGGCGTTGATCAACTACGTCAGCCCCGACGTGATCGGTTTCACGCCTGAAGTCAACGACTGGGTGGCCAAGTACGCGGCGCCATTTCCCAAGAGACTGATCGCCGTGGGCTCCGTTCATCCCCGGTATGTTTCTGACGCGGCTGGCGAGGTGGATCGCCTGGTCACTCTGGGCATTCGCATGCTCAAGGTCCACCCGCCGCACCAGCTTCTCTACCCCAATGAATACCGGCAGGGGCTGGGCACTCAGGCGGCGATCTACGAGCGAGCGCAACACCATAACCTGCCGGTGATGTTTCACACCGGCACGTCCGTCTTCCCCGGGGCGCGGAACATCTATGCCGATCCCCTCTTTGTGGACGACGTCGCCGTGGATTTTCCGCGTCTCCGAATCATTCTTGCTCATGGCGGCCGGCCCCTCTGGATGAACAACGCTTTCTTTATCGTCCGCCGTCATCCGAATGTCTGGATGGACATTTCCAGCATTCCGCCGCACCGGCTGCTCGAGTATTTCCCGCGACTGGAAGAGATCGCCCGGAAGGTTCTCTATGGTTCGGACTGGCCCGGGCCATCGGTGGCGAGCATGCCGGCCAACATGGATGCCATTTGCCGGCTGAATCTTTCAGACAAGGCCAAGAGCATGATTTTCTATGACAATGCCGCAGCCCTCTTTCCTCTGTAG
- a CDS encoding macro domain-containing protein gives MLENRIILMQGDLTEMQVEAIVNAANNDLQLAGGVAGVIRRKGGDRIQKECDQIGTISIGEAAVTSGGNLKASYVIHAASMRLGGLTTRESLRASTSNSLRRAKENQIHTIAFPAIGTGIAGFPLRECAEIMLEEVARHFESPTPVERIYFVLFDSDALKTFEEVWHELRPKFEKP, from the coding sequence ATGCTCGAAAACAGGATCATCCTGATGCAGGGCGACCTGACGGAAATGCAGGTGGAGGCGATTGTCAACGCCGCGAACAATGACCTCCAACTCGCCGGCGGGGTGGCCGGGGTGATTCGGCGCAAGGGTGGCGACCGGATTCAGAAGGAGTGCGACCAGATCGGCACGATTTCCATAGGCGAGGCAGCGGTTACCTCGGGGGGCAATTTGAAAGCCAGCTACGTGATTCACGCGGCCAGCATGCGGCTGGGAGGGCTGACGACGCGCGAATCTTTGCGCGCCTCCACCAGCAACAGCTTGAGGCGCGCCAAGGAAAATCAAATTCACACCATCGCCTTCCCCGCGATTGGCACCGGAATCGCCGGCTTTCCGCTGCGCGAATGCGCTGAAATTATGCTGGAAGAGGTTGCGAGACATTTTGAATCGCCAACGCCTGTGGAGCGAATTTATTTTGTTCTCTTCGACTCCGACGCCCTCAAGACATTTGAAGAAGTATGGCACGAGCTGCGGCCGAAGTTTGAGAAACCATGA
- a CDS encoding arsenate reductase ArsC — protein sequence MTPDRARTVRIAFVCTANSARSQMAEGLARAILPEHMEVSSAGTFASRVHPLAMEVMAERGIDIRHQHSKSVEELAGEFDYVITLCDSAATACPNLRGKRARLHWPFPDPVEFDQENQAEAFRRVRDRIEERIRDWAGQTFPAEAAP from the coding sequence ATGACCCCCGATCGCGCCCGAACCGTTCGCATCGCATTTGTCTGCACCGCCAATTCCGCTCGCAGCCAAATGGCGGAGGGCCTGGCTCGCGCCATCCTGCCGGAACATATGGAAGTTTCGAGCGCCGGAACGTTTGCATCGCGCGTTCACCCCTTGGCGATGGAGGTGATGGCGGAGCGCGGCATTGATATCCGCCACCAGCATTCCAAATCGGTGGAGGAGCTTGCGGGTGAATTCGACTACGTGATTACGCTGTGCGATTCGGCGGCAACTGCCTGCCCGAACCTTCGCGGCAAGCGGGCCCGGCTCCATTGGCCTTTTCCCGATCCGGTGGAGTTTGACCAGGAGAACCAAGCCGAAGCCTTCCGGCGGGTGCGGGACCGTATCGAAGAGCGAATCCGGGACTGGGCCGGGCAGACCTTCCCGGCCGAGGCGGCACCGTGA
- a CDS encoding SAM-dependent methyltransferase, which yields MVQTRLRTPLEAEIIEKIRRSGPITYCEFIEACLYHRQHGYYMKQREEAADFYTSAELHPVFGRLMASQLAEMWTILGSPDPFSIMEAGSGNGRLAEAILAWLSRKRPEIYRVARYVSVEPSPAARAEQEKQLGEHLAAGRMVMESRMPAGPVAGCVLSNELVDSFPVHVVAQEAGRMQEVFVSTRDGELAETVSEPSSSALGEYFSRFGIQLAEGQRAEADLCALAWMADVGQRLERGFVLTIDYGYLANQLFDERHFSGTLMAYRQHRAHGRLLESPGEQDLTHHVNFTALIEAGRENGLELAGLASQMQFLMALGRGNEFADLYDEGQSETDRYRARLQLKTLIYPEGMGETFRVLIQQKGLVPQSLSGLAGI from the coding sequence ATGGTTCAAACGCGTCTGCGAACGCCGCTCGAAGCCGAAATCATCGAGAAGATTCGCCGCTCCGGGCCGATCACCTACTGCGAGTTTATCGAGGCCTGCCTTTATCACCGGCAGCACGGGTACTACATGAAACAGAGGGAAGAGGCAGCCGATTTCTACACCAGCGCGGAGTTGCACCCGGTGTTTGGGCGGCTGATGGCCAGCCAGCTTGCCGAGATGTGGACCATCCTGGGTTCGCCCGACCCTTTTTCGATCATGGAGGCGGGTTCGGGGAACGGCCGGCTGGCAGAGGCCATTCTGGCGTGGCTCTCGCGGAAGCGCCCCGAAATCTATCGTGTCGCGCGCTATGTTTCGGTGGAGCCTTCCCCGGCGGCTCGAGCAGAGCAGGAGAAGCAGTTGGGCGAACATCTTGCCGCCGGCCGAATGGTGATGGAATCGCGGATGCCGGCGGGGCCGGTCGCGGGTTGTGTTCTGTCGAACGAATTGGTGGACTCGTTTCCCGTGCACGTGGTGGCGCAGGAAGCTGGCCGGATGCAGGAGGTTTTTGTTTCGACGCGAGATGGCGAACTGGCGGAGACTGTCTCCGAGCCATCGAGTTCGGCTCTCGGGGAATATTTCTCTCGTTTCGGGATTCAACTTGCCGAAGGGCAACGTGCCGAGGCGGATCTTTGCGCACTGGCATGGATGGCGGACGTCGGGCAACGACTGGAGCGCGGTTTTGTGCTGACGATTGACTACGGATACCTCGCCAACCAACTTTTCGACGAGCGCCACTTCTCGGGAACTCTCATGGCTTACCGGCAGCATCGGGCGCACGGGCGCCTTCTGGAGTCTCCCGGCGAGCAGGACCTGACCCACCACGTCAATTTCACTGCCCTCATCGAGGCGGGGAGAGAAAACGGTCTTGAGCTGGCCGGCCTTGCGAGCCAGATGCAATTCCTGATGGCGTTGGGGCGTGGCAACGAGTTCGCCGATCTGTACGACGAGGGCCAGTCCGAAACCGATCGCTATCGAGCGCGGCTCCAGCTCAAAACGCTGATCTACCCGGAAGGAATGGGCGAAACCTTTCGCGTGCTGATCCAACAAAAGGGCCTGGTGCCGCAAAGTCTCAGCGGATTGGCAGGGATTTGA
- a CDS encoding M1 family aminopeptidase yields the protein MKRFRRAFLAIIGIAAAGVWSAQAQTQAPARKPAVLAESYVIEAELVPERHELTSRARVDLLASETASTAVFQLHPNLKVSRVTDAAGKSLVDERLAEDTFSVQLGQPLAAGQRGTIYVEYSGTFSGERANRAPKLAYIGPEGSYLLYAARWFPVTDWSANRFKAEFRISVPAGMTAVAPGDVIPNPGAAVGKSIFAYRYDIAAQPGTLVAGVYQPTPVQAEGLAATFYLKPEHAALAAPYGEAAGKIFSFFSDRFGPLPWRHLSIIEIPDGSLPSFNAPGLVLFAERSWDPKVNYKLLAREVAAQWWGGLVRPATPADAWLGDGLARYAEALYVQHLAGDMALSQMLDDFIIGALLHEDAAPVASGRLKEFTPEYRSVIVNKGAMIFHMLRGVLGDPMFLDVLRTFFSNFANRSATTKDFQEIVNRATGQDLNYFFAEWLYSTGIPNLSTDYVIYRTQKGFKVVGKINQDLDIFRMPIEVKIETEGNPETRKVEVIGTSSDYIIETFGRPKTITLDPNNNILKWNPGLQVRVAVARGEELVEQSQPYEAVREYQKALDVNRNSSLANFRIGEAFFAMNNYQASANAFREALNGDLTPKWTEVWSHIYLGKIYDLTGSRERALREYQKALDTNDNTQGAQNEAQRWLNEPYKAVKIG from the coding sequence ATGAAACGTTTTCGCAGAGCTTTCCTGGCAATCATCGGAATCGCTGCAGCGGGCGTTTGGTCGGCGCAGGCCCAAACGCAAGCTCCGGCGCGCAAGCCGGCGGTTCTGGCCGAATCCTACGTGATCGAAGCTGAGCTCGTGCCTGAGCGCCACGAATTGACCTCGCGCGCGCGGGTGGACCTGCTGGCAAGCGAAACCGCCTCCACCGCAGTCTTCCAACTCCACCCGAATCTCAAGGTGAGCCGGGTCACCGACGCTGCCGGGAAGTCGCTGGTGGATGAGCGCCTTGCCGAGGATACCTTTAGCGTGCAACTCGGGCAGCCGCTGGCTGCCGGACAACGGGGAACCATTTACGTGGAGTACTCCGGAACTTTTTCCGGCGAGAGAGCGAATCGCGCGCCCAAACTGGCTTACATCGGTCCCGAGGGTTCCTATCTGCTCTATGCGGCCCGATGGTTTCCGGTCACCGATTGGTCCGCCAATCGTTTCAAGGCAGAGTTCCGCATCAGCGTTCCCGCCGGAATGACCGCCGTTGCCCCGGGCGATGTCATCCCAAACCCGGGAGCGGCCGTAGGCAAGTCCATCTTTGCGTATCGCTACGACATCGCCGCCCAACCCGGCACGTTGGTTGCCGGCGTCTATCAGCCAACCCCCGTTCAGGCCGAGGGACTGGCGGCCACGTTCTATTTGAAACCCGAGCACGCCGCTTTGGCGGCACCCTACGGTGAGGCGGCGGGCAAGATATTCAGCTTCTTTTCTGACCGCTTTGGCCCGCTTCCCTGGCGCCATCTTTCGATTATCGAAATTCCAGACGGCTCCTTGCCCAGTTTCAACGCCCCCGGGCTGGTGCTATTTGCCGAGCGGAGTTGGGACCCGAAGGTGAACTACAAGCTGCTGGCAAGGGAGGTGGCGGCGCAGTGGTGGGGCGGGCTCGTCCGCCCGGCGACGCCAGCCGATGCTTGGCTGGGCGACGGCCTGGCTCGCTATGCGGAAGCTCTCTACGTGCAACACCTCGCCGGCGACATGGCGCTCTCCCAAATGCTGGATGATTTCATCATCGGCGCGCTCCTGCACGAAGACGCCGCTCCGGTGGCTTCCGGGCGTCTCAAGGAATTCACTCCTGAATACCGGTCGGTGATCGTGAACAAGGGCGCGATGATCTTTCACATGCTTCGTGGTGTATTGGGCGACCCGATGTTTCTTGACGTGCTCCGCACTTTCTTCAGCAACTTTGCCAACCGCTCCGCCACCACCAAAGATTTTCAGGAGATCGTCAACCGTGCCACCGGCCAGGACCTGAATTATTTCTTCGCCGAGTGGCTCTACTCAACCGGCATTCCCAATTTGTCCACCGACTATGTCATCTATCGTACTCAAAAGGGGTTCAAGGTGGTCGGAAAGATCAACCAGGATCTGGATATATTCCGCATGCCCATTGAAGTCAAGATCGAAACGGAGGGCAACCCCGAGACAAGAAAGGTGGAAGTGATCGGCACCAGTTCCGACTATATCATCGAGACATTCGGTCGCCCGAAGACCATTACCCTCGATCCGAACAACAACATCCTGAAATGGAATCCGGGGTTGCAAGTGCGGGTGGCGGTGGCGCGGGGTGAGGAGCTGGTCGAGCAGAGCCAACCCTACGAAGCGGTCCGCGAGTATCAGAAAGCGCTCGATGTCAATCGGAACAGTTCGCTTGCCAACTTCCGCATCGGCGAAGCCTTTTTTGCCATGAACAACTACCAGGCTTCGGCCAACGCCTTCCGCGAAGCCCTCAACGGAGACCTTACCCCCAAGTGGACGGAAGTCTGGTCCCACATTTATCTTGGAAAGATCTACGATCTCACCGGCTCGCGCGAACGGGCGCTGCGTGAATACCAGAAAGCCCTCGACACCAATGACAATACCCAGGGGGCGCAAAACGAAGCCCAACGCTGGCTGAACGAACCTTACAAAGCCGTAAAAATCGGCTAG
- the lpxB gene encoding lipid-A-disaccharide synthase produces the protein MNPSALIVSGEASGERYGGMLVRMLRQRLSLDWFGLGGDEMQAAGVELLVHARELAVVGLSEAIAGLPKFFRVFRQILRQVDRLRPRFAVLIDFPDFNLRLARRLKNRGVPVVYFVSPQLWAWRPGRIRALKQTISHMLCIFPFEEPLYRDAGVPVSYVGHPLVDIARQTKSREEFLSRQDLKLSRPVVAMLPGSRLREIRHHLPILLEAAAQLEATHRVQFLLPRASTVEAGALVPFLRAHPVGDRIRIVEDDIYNCLGSADLAIVSSGTATVEAALLRTPMIVIYRVSRASAAVLRRLVRTPHYSMVNLIAGRSVVPELIQEKFTADAVVRETAALLDSPEARKFMQSNLAEVARKLGSAGAMERAAAVITTLFAPAETRP, from the coding sequence ATGAATCCTTCGGCGCTCATTGTTTCCGGCGAGGCCTCCGGCGAACGCTACGGCGGCATGCTGGTGCGCATGCTTCGCCAGCGTTTGTCGCTGGATTGGTTCGGCCTGGGTGGCGACGAAATGCAAGCGGCGGGGGTCGAACTGCTTGTCCATGCCCGGGAGCTTGCCGTCGTCGGCCTGAGCGAGGCGATAGCCGGCCTGCCCAAGTTCTTTCGTGTCTTCCGGCAGATCCTGCGACAGGTGGATCGGCTCCGACCGCGCTTCGCCGTACTGATCGACTTCCCGGACTTCAATCTTCGTCTGGCGCGGCGGTTGAAAAATCGCGGCGTGCCGGTGGTTTACTTTGTAAGCCCGCAGCTCTGGGCGTGGCGCCCCGGGCGCATCCGTGCCTTGAAGCAGACCATCAGTCACATGCTTTGTATTTTCCCGTTTGAAGAGCCGCTTTATCGCGATGCCGGTGTGCCGGTGTCCTACGTCGGTCATCCCCTGGTGGACATCGCCCGGCAAACGAAAAGCCGTGAAGAATTTTTAAGCCGGCAGGATCTCAAGCTATCGCGGCCGGTGGTTGCCATGCTCCCGGGCAGCCGTCTTCGAGAGATCCGACATCATCTCCCCATCCTGCTGGAGGCGGCCGCGCAACTCGAAGCAACCCACCGCGTTCAATTCCTTCTCCCTCGGGCAAGCACGGTCGAGGCCGGCGCCCTGGTTCCCTTCCTCCGCGCCCATCCGGTGGGGGATCGCATCCGAATCGTCGAAGACGACATCTATAATTGTTTGGGCTCGGCCGACCTGGCCATTGTTTCGAGCGGCACCGCCACCGTGGAAGCGGCGCTCCTCCGAACACCGATGATTGTCATTTATCGCGTTTCCCGGGCAAGCGCAGCGGTTCTTCGCCGGTTGGTCCGAACGCCCCACTACAGTATGGTGAACTTGATCGCCGGCCGGTCGGTCGTGCCCGAGCTCATCCAGGAAAAGTTCACGGCTGACGCAGTAGTGCGGGAGACGGCTGCCCTGCTCGATTCGCCTGAGGCTCGAAAATTCATGCAGTCCAACCTGGCTGAGGTGGCGCGCAAGCTGGGTTCGGCCGGGGCGATGGAGCGGGCCGCAGCGGTGATTACGACCCTTTTTGCTCCGGCGGAGACTCGGCCCTAG
- a CDS encoding ABC transporter ATP-binding protein, giving the protein MAEHGNYHEEEALGKAYDHRLMRRLLRYLRPYRWQVAFALAVIIVDSALQVIPPLLTMIVIDRYLGGSTGAPRLDPFAVFLRDQAQHFLSADPWVGLSQVAGLLLLTLFLAFSFEYAQTYVMQMVGQRAMFDMRSEIFRHLQRLDLAFYDRHPVGRLLTRVTTDVDVLNELFASGVVAIFGDIFTLAFIVSVMLAIDWRLALVTFAVVPLIFAVTMVFRRYVRDAFRRVRTAVARINAFLQEHISGMVVVQLFNREERAARQFDRINRTHLKAFKDTILAHSLFYPAVEFLGTLAIAMILWFGGVASLKNPDAVSLGIIIAFTQYARRFFQPIQDLSEKYNILQSAMASSERVFTLLDTPVKIASPRAPQALSLTGGRVEFRNVWFAYRDHPATGEPDWVLKDISFVAEPGETLALVGHTGAGKTTIIQLLLRFYDAQRGEILLDGVNVQEADLRALRENFGIVLQDPFLFSGTIESNIRLGTGWVTEEDVAQAAEEVRLGDFIETLPGRFQEEVKERGATLSVGQRQLLSFARALAHDPHILILDEATSSVDTGTEMQIREALARLIEDRTSIIIAHRLSTIQRADKILVLHKGRLRETGTHQELLAQRGIYYRLYQLQYKDQEIPVGDD; this is encoded by the coding sequence ATGGCAGAGCACGGAAACTATCACGAAGAAGAGGCGCTCGGCAAAGCCTACGACCATCGCCTGATGCGCCGGCTGCTGCGCTACCTGCGGCCTTACCGGTGGCAGGTTGCTTTTGCCCTGGCAGTCATTATCGTGGATTCGGCGCTCCAGGTGATTCCACCCTTGCTGACGATGATCGTCATTGACCGCTACCTCGGCGGCAGCACCGGTGCTCCGCGCCTCGACCCCTTCGCCGTTTTCCTCCGCGACCAGGCCCAACACTTTCTGAGCGCAGATCCCTGGGTGGGCTTAAGCCAGGTCGCCGGTTTGTTGCTCCTGACCCTGTTCCTGGCCTTCTCCTTCGAGTATGCCCAGACCTACGTCATGCAGATGGTTGGCCAGCGGGCGATGTTTGACATGCGAAGCGAGATTTTCCGTCATTTGCAGAGGCTCGATCTCGCCTTTTACGATCGCCATCCGGTCGGGCGCTTGCTGACGCGCGTCACCACCGACGTGGATGTCCTCAACGAGTTATTTGCTTCGGGAGTGGTGGCGATTTTCGGCGATATCTTTACTCTTGCTTTTATCGTGAGCGTGATGCTGGCCATTGACTGGCGATTGGCGCTGGTCACGTTCGCGGTGGTGCCGCTCATCTTTGCGGTGACGATGGTATTCCGGCGATACGTGCGGGATGCCTTCCGGCGGGTGCGCACGGCGGTGGCGCGCATCAACGCCTTTCTTCAAGAGCACATCAGCGGCATGGTCGTCGTGCAGCTTTTCAACCGGGAAGAGCGGGCAGCGCGGCAATTTGACCGGATCAATCGCACACACCTGAAAGCCTTCAAGGACACGATCCTGGCGCACTCCCTTTTCTATCCGGCGGTCGAGTTCCTGGGAACACTGGCGATTGCGATGATCTTGTGGTTTGGCGGCGTGGCGAGCCTGAAGAATCCAGACGCGGTCTCGCTCGGCATCATTATCGCCTTCACCCAATATGCCCGCCGCTTTTTCCAGCCGATTCAGGACCTGAGCGAGAAGTACAACATTTTGCAATCAGCCATGGCCAGTTCGGAGCGCGTGTTCACGCTCCTGGACACTCCGGTGAAGATCGCTTCTCCACGCGCGCCACAAGCGCTCAGCCTGACCGGCGGGCGGGTGGAGTTTCGCAATGTCTGGTTCGCCTATCGCGACCATCCGGCGACCGGGGAGCCGGACTGGGTGCTGAAGGACATCAGCTTTGTCGCCGAACCGGGAGAGACGCTGGCGCTTGTCGGGCACACCGGCGCCGGAAAGACCACCATCATTCAGCTTCTCCTCCGCTTCTATGACGCCCAGCGGGGCGAGATTCTGCTGGACGGCGTGAACGTGCAGGAGGCGGATCTGCGGGCGCTGCGGGAAAATTTCGGAATCGTGCTTCAGGACCCTTTTCTTTTTTCGGGCACCATCGAAAGCAACATCCGCCTGGGAACCGGGTGGGTGACCGAGGAAGATGTGGCTCAGGCGGCGGAAGAGGTTCGGCTCGGCGACTTTATTGAAACGCTGCCCGGCCGCTTTCAGGAAGAAGTGAAGGAGCGCGGGGCAACTCTCTCTGTCGGGCAGCGCCAATTGCTTTCCTTTGCCCGCGCCCTCGCCCACGATCCCCACATCCTGATTCTCGACGAAGCCACCTCAAGCGTGGATACCGGAACGGAGATGCAGATCCGCGAGGCGCTCGCGCGGCTCATCGAGGACCGGACTTCGATCATCATTGCCCACCGGCTCTCGACCATTCAGCGCGCCGACAAAATCCTGGTCCTGCACAAGGGCCGGTTGCGCGAGACGGGCACCCACCAGGAGTTGCTCGCCCAGCGCGGCATCTACTATCGCCTGTATCAACTGCAATACAAGGATCAGGAGATTCCTGTCGGGGACGATTAG
- a CDS encoding ABC transporter ATP-binding protein — MSSNQNIPQSAKGSRWKLLRPLGVYLRRYRRGVIVGFLMLLCYRGFDVAFPLVLGRAIDVIKQQLTREALAHYALLLIALTVGKGFFLFWMRWILIGVSRDIEYDLRNDLFAHLEKLTPRFYVQNRTGELMSRCTNDLSAVRMLLGPGIMYSANTVVAFAAAIPLMLHLSWRLTLFLLIPIPLVSLAVRHFGRAIHDRFAEIQASLAAISARVQENLAGVRVVRAFCQEEAELESFQNLNREYIERNRRLIRVQSMFYPALMILIGVTYLMVLWYGGRQVLAGRLTIGMFTAFTGYLFMLSWPMIALGWVVNLLERGSAAMGRIQYILESEPEIADRPRPAGAPAAEPIRGEIEFRKLSFSYNAVPILKNISLKIAAGETVAIVGPTGCGKSTLVSLIARLYDAPEGALWLDGRPITDYPIGELRRAIGFVPQETFLFSETVGENIAFGLPDVSPEAVEKAAEIASIHGDVEDFPRKFDTMVGERGITLSGGQKQRTALARAILRDPKILILDDALSSVDTQTEEKILRRLAEILRLRTTILISHRVSTVRHADQIVVLRHGEIAERGTHEELIERGGYYYDLDQKQLLEEELESA; from the coding sequence ATGTCCTCGAATCAAAACATCCCACAGTCAGCCAAGGGTTCGCGCTGGAAGCTGCTCCGCCCGCTCGGCGTTTACCTCCGGCGCTACCGCCGCGGGGTGATCGTCGGCTTCCTTATGCTGCTTTGCTACCGCGGCTTTGACGTGGCTTTTCCGCTGGTTCTGGGCCGCGCCATCGATGTCATCAAGCAGCAACTTACCCGTGAAGCGCTGGCTCATTATGCCCTTTTGCTCATCGCGCTAACCGTCGGCAAAGGGTTTTTCCTTTTCTGGATGCGCTGGATTTTGATCGGGGTCTCGCGCGACATCGAATATGACCTGCGCAACGATCTCTTCGCCCACCTGGAAAAATTGACGCCGCGTTTCTACGTGCAAAACCGCACCGGGGAGTTGATGTCGCGTTGCACCAACGACTTGAGCGCCGTGCGCATGCTGCTCGGCCCGGGGATCATGTATTCGGCCAACACTGTCGTTGCCTTCGCCGCCGCCATTCCCCTGATGCTTCACCTTTCCTGGCGGCTGACGCTCTTCCTTTTGATTCCGATCCCACTTGTCTCCCTGGCGGTGCGCCACTTCGGCCGCGCCATCCACGACCGCTTTGCTGAGATTCAGGCTTCCTTGGCCGCCATCAGCGCCCGCGTCCAGGAAAACCTTGCCGGGGTGCGAGTGGTGCGCGCTTTCTGCCAGGAAGAAGCTGAGCTGGAATCGTTTCAGAACTTGAACCGCGAATACATCGAGCGCAATCGCCGCCTGATACGCGTCCAGAGCATGTTTTATCCGGCTCTGATGATCCTCATCGGCGTGACCTACCTGATGGTGCTGTGGTACGGCGGCCGGCAAGTGCTTGCCGGGCGGCTCACGATCGGCATGTTTACCGCCTTTACCGGATACCTCTTCATGCTGAGCTGGCCGATGATCGCCCTCGGTTGGGTGGTCAATCTGCTCGAGCGCGGCTCAGCCGCGATGGGCCGGATCCAGTACATTCTCGAGTCCGAGCCGGAAATTGCCGACCGGCCCCGACCAGCCGGGGCGCCGGCCGCCGAACCGATTCGTGGCGAAATCGAGTTTCGCAAGCTCAGTTTTTCTTACAACGCGGTTCCGATTTTGAAAAATATTAGCCTGAAGATCGCTGCCGGGGAAACGGTGGCCATCGTTGGCCCGACCGGCTGCGGCAAATCCACGCTGGTCAGCCTCATCGCCCGCCTCTACGACGCCCCGGAAGGGGCGCTCTGGCTCGACGGCCGCCCCATCACCGACTATCCCATCGGGGAACTGCGGCGCGCGATCGGCTTTGTGCCGCAAGAGACATTTCTTTTTAGCGAGACGGTGGGCGAGAACATCGCCTTTGGCCTCCCCGATGTCTCTCCGGAGGCGGTCGAGAAAGCGGCCGAGATCGCCAGCATCCACGGCGACGTCGAGGACTTTCCCCGAAAATTCGACACCATGGTCGGCGAACGCGGCATTACGCTCTCCGGCGGACAAAAACAGCGGACGGCTCTGGCTCGCGCCATCTTGCGCGACCCCAAGATCTTGATCCTCGACGACGCTCTTTCCAGCGTGGACACCCAAACCGAAGAAAAGATTCTTCGCCGCCTGGCAGAAATCTTGCGCCTGCGGACGACGATCCTGATTTCCCACCGCGTATCCACGGTGCGCCACGCCGACCAGATCGTGGTTCTGCGCCATGGCGAAATTGCCGAGCGTGGCACGCATGAAGAATTGATTGAGCGCGGCGGCTACTACTACGACCTCGACCAGAAGCAATTGCTCGAAGAGGAACTGGAATCCGCCTGA